One Balaenoptera musculus isolate JJ_BM4_2016_0621 chromosome 13, mBalMus1.pri.v3, whole genome shotgun sequence genomic region harbors:
- the ASXL2 gene encoding putative Polycomb group protein ASXL2 isoform X1, translating to MREKGRRKKGRTWAEAAKTVLEKYPNTPMSHKEILQVIQREGLKEIRSGTSPLACLNAMLHTNSRGEEGIFYKVPGRMGVYTLKKDVPDGVKELSEGSEESSDGQSDSQSSENSSSSSDGGSNKEGKKSRWKRKVSSRLSQPSSPQSGCPSPTIPAGKVISPSQKHSKKALKQALKQQQQKKQQQQQCRPSMSISSNQHLSLKTVKAASDSVAAKPAIWEGKQSDGQSSSPQNSNSSFSSSVKVENPLLGLGKKSFQRSDRLHTRQMKRTKCAEIDVETPDSILVNTNLRALINKHTFSVLPGDCQQRLLLLLPEVDRQVGPDGLMKLNGSALNNEFFTSAAQGWKERLSEGEFTPEMQVRIRQEIEKEKKVEPWKEQFFESYYGQSSGLSLEDSKKLTASPNDPKVKKTPAEQPKSMLPSEASPVSIVPVIPQLVSKEEVLQLPSPVRKEEHESQDKMQPNSKSPEPLLSSATNTNELSSVPPIKCPKDEALLEQKPVASAEQEPEKENHLTTTSNYNKNESQEALVTSLSKPKSPGVATTVVKPIVEAGLQETAVKEPPSALADHSPESLKRKSSVTQEEAPANWEKRPRVTENRQHQQPFQVSPQPFLSRGDRFQVRKVPPLKIPVSRISPMPFPTSQVSPRARFPISITSPNRTGARTLADIKAKAQLVKAQRAAAAAAAAAAAAASVGGTIPGPGPGGGQGPGEGAERRTARGGSPDSNRVSETGKGPTLELAGTGSRGGTRELLPCGPETQPQSETKTPGQAQSHSVSGAQLQQTSSVPPPSAISGACSSVPSPAHANTPPPALGKVSNEKLNPSRAAATVASLSHPQGPSNGRQEKAPPTPADPALIAGASPVHFAVDGTVEPKAGSSKNTPNPPASAEISASASVDMTPSPLTSLLTTASLEKLPVPQVVVTIAPTGSAPSSSTLPAASSLKTLGASSSMNGPISRPSSNIPANNPLVTQLLQGKDVPLEQILPKPLTKVEMKTVPLTTKEEKGMMIGALAGTSVTENSTREEVNERQSHPATQQLGKSLQSKQLPQVPRPLQLFSGKDLRDASIDTHQYQEGLSKATQDQILQTLIQRVRRQNVLSFVQPSQFNFTHSGFQLEDISTSQRFMLGFAGRRTSKPAMAGHYLLNISTYGRGSESLRRTHSVNPEDRFCLSSPTEALKMGYTDCKNAAEDSSSGKEDDTDEESTGDEQESVMVKEEPQASQSSGKCEASSGPHSRETLSTSDCSAKKNVKAETPVPEQTTLSKENYLFTRSQTFDEKTLARDFIQAAQKQMAHAARGKTVRSSPELFNSTALPLPADSPTHQSLLLPPLQTPKLYGSPTQIGPSYRGMINVSTSSDLDHNSAVAGMPDCSQVPSNVGDVMSFSVTVTTIPAGQAMNPSNHGQTIPVQAFPEENSIEDTPSKCYCRLKAMIMCKGCGAFCHDDCIGPSKLCVSCLVVR from the exons TATCGTCTAGACTGTCACAACCTTCCTCTCCTCAGTCAGGCTGCCCATCACCCACCATTCCAGCAGGTAAAGTCATTTCTCCGTCACAGAAGCACAGCAAGAAGGCACTAAAGCAG GCTCTAAAACAGCAacagcagaagaaacagcagcagcagcaatgcAGGCCAAGCATGTCCATCTCCTCCAACCAGCACCTCTCTCTGAAGACTGTCAAAGCAGCCAGTGACTCTGTAGCTGCCAAACCTG cAATATGGGAAGGAAAGCAATCTGACGGACAGTCAAGCAGCCCTCAGAACTCAAACTCTAGCTTTTCTTCTTCAGTTAAAGTGGAAAATCCTTTGCTAGGCCTGGGAAAGAAGTCATTCCAGAGGTCTGACAGGCTTCACACAA gGCAAATGAAGAGGACTAAATGTGCTGAAATTGATGTTGAGACACCAGACTCCATTCTGGTTAATACAAACCTACGAGCACTAATCAACAAACACACCTTTTCAGTCCTTCCTGGAGATTGCCAACAGCGACTGCTTCTACTACTTCCAGAGGTGGATCGACAG GTTGGTCCAGATGGTCTGATGAAGTTAAATGGCTCAGCCCTTAATAATGAATTCTTCACTTCAGCAGCCCAAGGCTGGAAGGAAAGACTTTCAGAAG GTGAGTTTACACCTGAGATGCAGGTGAGAATTCGACAAGAGattgagaaggagaaaaaagtagaGCCTTGGAAAGAACAATTCTTTGAAAGCTACTATGGTCAGAG TTCTGGCCTGAGCCTTGAAGATTCAAAGAAATTGACAGCTTCACCCAACGATCCCAAAGTAAAGAAAACCCCAGCTGAGCAACCAAAATCCATGCTTCCTTCAGAGGCCTCTCCTGTCAGTATAGTCCCAGTAATTCCCCAGTTAGTGTCTAAAGAAGAAGTACTGCAACTGCCATCACCAGTCAGAAAAGAAGAGCATGAAAGCCAAGATAAGATGCAGCCAAACTCCAAATCCCCAGAGCCCCTACTTTCCTCAGCTACCAATACAAATGAGCTTAGCAGCGTTCCTCCCATCAAGTGCCCAAAGGATGAGGCTCTCTTGGAGCAAAAGCCAGTTGCCTCTGCTGAACAGGAGCCTGAGAAAGAGAATCATCTCACTACAACTTcaaattataacaaaaatgaaagccAAGAAGCTTTAGTTACATCCCTGAGCAAACCCAAGAGCCCTGGGGTAGCAACAACAGTAGTGAAGCCCATAGTGGAAGCAGGTCTACAGGAGACCGCTGTGAAAGAGCCTCCGTCAGCTCTGGCTGATCACAGCCCAGAAAGCCTCAAGAGGAAATCTTCTGTCACCCAAGAAGAGGCCCCTGCAAACTGGGAGAAAAGACCGCGTGTCACTGAGAATCGCCAGCACCAGCAGCCATTTCAAGTCTCCCCACAGCCCTTTCTCAGTAGAGGGGACAGGTTCCAGGTGCGGAAAGTACCACCTCTCAAG ATCCCGGTCTCCAGAATCTCCCCCATGCCGTTTCCTACATCGCAGGTCTCTCCCAGGGCTCGTTTTCCAATCTCCATCACTAGTCCTAACAGAACAGGAGCCAGAACTCTCGCAGACATCAAAGCAAAAGCCCAGCTGGTCAAAGCACAGAGGGcagcagctgctgctgcagccgcaGCTGCTGCAGCCGCCTCAGTTGGAGGGACCATTCCAGGACCTGGCCCAGGGGGTGGACAAGGTCCAGGAGAGGGGGCTGAAAGGAGAACTGCTAGAGGAGGGAGTCCAGACTCAAACAGAGTCAGTGAAACTGGAAAGGGCCCCACACTGGAACTGGCAGGAACTGGAAGCAGGGGAGGTACGAGAGAGCTTTTACCCTGTGGTCCAGAGACTCAGCCCCAATCTGAGACCAAGACCCCAGGCCAGGCACAGTCTCACAGTGTCTCTGGAGCACAACTACAGCAAACCTCCTCAGTGCCTCCACCATCTGCCATCAGTGGAGCGTGCTCAAGTGTCCCGTCACCAGCCCACGCTAACACACCCCCACCAGCTTTAGGGAAAGTAAGTAATGAAAAACTGAATCCCTCCAGGGCGGCAGCCACGGTGGCCTCTCTTAGCCACCCACAGGGGCCCAGTAATGGTAGGCAGGAGAAAGCACCTCCTACTCCAGCAGATCCTGCTCTAATCGCAGGTGCCTCACCTGTTCATTTTGCAGTCGATGGCACAGTTGAGCCCAAAGCAGGTTCTAGTAAGAATACACCAAACCCTCCAGCCTCGGCAGAGATAAGTGCTAGTGCTTCAGTGGATATGACTCCCTcccctttaacatctttattaacaACAGCCTCTTTAGAGAAGCTTCCTGTACCCCAGGTCGTTGTAACCATAGCACCTACTGGATCAGCTCCATCCTCGAGCACTTTGCCAGCAGCTTCTAGCCTTAAGACCCTGGGAGCTTCTTCAAGTATGAATGGACCCATTTCGAGGCCAAGCTCTAATATCCCTGCTAATAATCCTTTGGTAACTCAGCTGCTGCAAGGCAAAGATGTTCCCCTGGAGCAAATTCTGCCTAAACCTCTCACCAAAGTTGAAATGAAAACTGTTCCACTAactacaaaagaggaaaaggggatgATGATAGGAGCACTCGCAGGTACCAGCGTAACAGAAAATAGCACCAGAGAGGAAGTTAATGAGAGACAGTCCCATCCAGCTACACAGCAACTGGGTAAAAGTTTGCAAAGTAAGCAGCTCCCCCAGGTTCCAAGACCCCTTCAGCTCTTTTCAGGTAAGGATCTAAGGGACGCTAGCATTGACACACACCAATACCAAGAAGGACTAAGTAAAGCAACCCAAGATCAGATCCTTCAGACACTCATCCAAAGGGTTCGGAGGCAGAATGTTCTCTCGTTTGTGCAGCCCTCCCAGTTCAACTTCACTCACTCAGGTTTCCAGTTAGAGGACATCTCCACAAGCCAGAGGTTTATGCTGGGTTTTGCTGGCAGAAGGACATCCAAGCCTGCAATGGCAGGTCACTACTTACTTAACATTTCCACCTATGGCCGGGGTTCAGAGAGCCTTAGGAGGACCCATTCTGTAAACCCCGAAGACCGATTTTGTCTAAGTAGCCCCACTGAGGCCTTGAAAATGGGATATACAGATTGTAAAAATGCAGCAGAAGATAGTAGCAGCGGTAAAGAAGATGATACTGATGAGGAAAGTACTGGTGATGAGCAAGAATCTGTCATGGTGAAGGAGGAGCCGCAGGCTTCCCAGAGTTCTGGCAAGTGTGAAGCAAGTTCAGGACCCCACAGTAGAGAAACCCTATCCACCAGTGACTGTTCAGCTAAAAAGAATGTGAAGGCAGAGACACCAGTGCCTGAGCAAACCACTTTAAGCAAGGAAAATTACCTGTTCACTAGAAGCCAAACATTTGATGAGAAGACCCTAGCCAGAGATTTTATTCAGGCAGCACAGAAGCAGATGGCTCACGCGGCGAGAGGTAAGACCGTGCGGAGCAGCCCCGAGCTTTTCAATTCTACTGCTCTTCCTCTACCTGCAGACAGTCCTACCCATCAGTCTCTACTCCTTCCACCGCTGCAAACCCCAAAGCTGTATGGAAGCCCCACACAGATTGGGCCAAGCTACAGAGGCATGATCAACGTCTCCACCTCATCGGACTTGGACCATAACTCCGCCGTAGCGGGGATGCCTGACTGTAGCCAGGTACCTAGCAATGTCGGGGATGTCATGTCCTTTTCAGTGACTGTCACGACCATCCCTGCTGGCCAAGCTATGAATCCGAGCAACCACGGCCAGACCATTCCTGTTCAGGCCTTTCCTGAAGAGAACAGCATAGAGGACACACCTTCGAAATGTTACTGCCGATTGAAAGCCATGATCATGTGCAAGGGGTGTGGAGCCTTCTGCCACGATGATTGCATTGGCCCCTCCAAACTGTGTGTCTCCTGCCTTGTCGTTCGGTAA
- the ASXL2 gene encoding putative Polycomb group protein ASXL2 isoform X3, whose amino-acid sequence MREKGRRKKGRTWAEAAKTVLEKYPNTPMSHKEILQVIQREGLKEIRSGTSPLACLNAMLHTNSRGEEGIFYKVPGRMGVYTLKKDVPDGVKELSEGSEESSDGQSDSQSSENSSSSSDGGSNKEGKKSRWKRKVSSRLSQPSSPQSGCPSPTIPAGKVISPSQKHSKKALKQALKQQQQKKQQQQQCRPSMSISSNQHLSLKTVKAASDSVAAKPVKVENPLLGLGKKSFQRSDRLHTRQMKRTKCAEIDVETPDSILVNTNLRALINKHTFSVLPGDCQQRLLLLLPEVDRQVGPDGLMKLNGSALNNEFFTSAAQGWKERLSEGEFTPEMQVRIRQEIEKEKKVEPWKEQFFESYYGQSSGLSLEDSKKLTASPNDPKVKKTPAEQPKSMLPSEASPVSIVPVIPQLVSKEEVLQLPSPVRKEEHESQDKMQPNSKSPEPLLSSATNTNELSSVPPIKCPKDEALLEQKPVASAEQEPEKENHLTTTSNYNKNESQEALVTSLSKPKSPGVATTVVKPIVEAGLQETAVKEPPSALADHSPESLKRKSSVTQEEAPANWEKRPRVTENRQHQQPFQVSPQPFLSRGDRFQVRKVPPLKIPVSRISPMPFPTSQVSPRARFPISITSPNRTGARTLADIKAKAQLVKAQRAAAAAAAAAAAAASVGGTIPGPGPGGGQGPGEGAERRTARGGSPDSNRVSETGKGPTLELAGTGSRGGTRELLPCGPETQPQSETKTPGQAQSHSVSGAQLQQTSSVPPPSAISGACSSVPSPAHANTPPPALGKVSNEKLNPSRAAATVASLSHPQGPSNGRQEKAPPTPADPALIAGASPVHFAVDGTVEPKAGSSKNTPNPPASAEISASASVDMTPSPLTSLLTTASLEKLPVPQVVVTIAPTGSAPSSSTLPAASSLKTLGASSSMNGPISRPSSNIPANNPLVTQLLQGKDVPLEQILPKPLTKVEMKTVPLTTKEEKGMMIGALAGTSVTENSTREEVNERQSHPATQQLGKSLQSKQLPQVPRPLQLFSGKDLRDASIDTHQYQEGLSKATQDQILQTLIQRVRRQNVLSFVQPSQFNFTHSGFQLEDISTSQRFMLGFAGRRTSKPAMAGHYLLNISTYGRGSESLRRTHSVNPEDRFCLSSPTEALKMGYTDCKNAAEDSSSGKEDDTDEESTGDEQESVMVKEEPQASQSSGKCEASSGPHSRETLSTSDCSAKKNVKAETPVPEQTTLSKENYLFTRSQTFDEKTLARDFIQAAQKQMAHAARGKTVRSSPELFNSTALPLPADSPTHQSLLLPPLQTPKLYGSPTQIGPSYRGMINVSTSSDLDHNSAVAGMPDCSQVPSNVGDVMSFSVTVTTIPAGQAMNPSNHGQTIPVQAFPEENSIEDTPSKCYCRLKAMIMCKGCGAFCHDDCIGPSKLCVSCLVVR is encoded by the exons TATCGTCTAGACTGTCACAACCTTCCTCTCCTCAGTCAGGCTGCCCATCACCCACCATTCCAGCAGGTAAAGTCATTTCTCCGTCACAGAAGCACAGCAAGAAGGCACTAAAGCAG GCTCTAAAACAGCAacagcagaagaaacagcagcagcagcaatgcAGGCCAAGCATGTCCATCTCCTCCAACCAGCACCTCTCTCTGAAGACTGTCAAAGCAGCCAGTGACTCTGTAGCTGCCAAACCTG TTAAAGTGGAAAATCCTTTGCTAGGCCTGGGAAAGAAGTCATTCCAGAGGTCTGACAGGCTTCACACAA gGCAAATGAAGAGGACTAAATGTGCTGAAATTGATGTTGAGACACCAGACTCCATTCTGGTTAATACAAACCTACGAGCACTAATCAACAAACACACCTTTTCAGTCCTTCCTGGAGATTGCCAACAGCGACTGCTTCTACTACTTCCAGAGGTGGATCGACAG GTTGGTCCAGATGGTCTGATGAAGTTAAATGGCTCAGCCCTTAATAATGAATTCTTCACTTCAGCAGCCCAAGGCTGGAAGGAAAGACTTTCAGAAG GTGAGTTTACACCTGAGATGCAGGTGAGAATTCGACAAGAGattgagaaggagaaaaaagtagaGCCTTGGAAAGAACAATTCTTTGAAAGCTACTATGGTCAGAG TTCTGGCCTGAGCCTTGAAGATTCAAAGAAATTGACAGCTTCACCCAACGATCCCAAAGTAAAGAAAACCCCAGCTGAGCAACCAAAATCCATGCTTCCTTCAGAGGCCTCTCCTGTCAGTATAGTCCCAGTAATTCCCCAGTTAGTGTCTAAAGAAGAAGTACTGCAACTGCCATCACCAGTCAGAAAAGAAGAGCATGAAAGCCAAGATAAGATGCAGCCAAACTCCAAATCCCCAGAGCCCCTACTTTCCTCAGCTACCAATACAAATGAGCTTAGCAGCGTTCCTCCCATCAAGTGCCCAAAGGATGAGGCTCTCTTGGAGCAAAAGCCAGTTGCCTCTGCTGAACAGGAGCCTGAGAAAGAGAATCATCTCACTACAACTTcaaattataacaaaaatgaaagccAAGAAGCTTTAGTTACATCCCTGAGCAAACCCAAGAGCCCTGGGGTAGCAACAACAGTAGTGAAGCCCATAGTGGAAGCAGGTCTACAGGAGACCGCTGTGAAAGAGCCTCCGTCAGCTCTGGCTGATCACAGCCCAGAAAGCCTCAAGAGGAAATCTTCTGTCACCCAAGAAGAGGCCCCTGCAAACTGGGAGAAAAGACCGCGTGTCACTGAGAATCGCCAGCACCAGCAGCCATTTCAAGTCTCCCCACAGCCCTTTCTCAGTAGAGGGGACAGGTTCCAGGTGCGGAAAGTACCACCTCTCAAG ATCCCGGTCTCCAGAATCTCCCCCATGCCGTTTCCTACATCGCAGGTCTCTCCCAGGGCTCGTTTTCCAATCTCCATCACTAGTCCTAACAGAACAGGAGCCAGAACTCTCGCAGACATCAAAGCAAAAGCCCAGCTGGTCAAAGCACAGAGGGcagcagctgctgctgcagccgcaGCTGCTGCAGCCGCCTCAGTTGGAGGGACCATTCCAGGACCTGGCCCAGGGGGTGGACAAGGTCCAGGAGAGGGGGCTGAAAGGAGAACTGCTAGAGGAGGGAGTCCAGACTCAAACAGAGTCAGTGAAACTGGAAAGGGCCCCACACTGGAACTGGCAGGAACTGGAAGCAGGGGAGGTACGAGAGAGCTTTTACCCTGTGGTCCAGAGACTCAGCCCCAATCTGAGACCAAGACCCCAGGCCAGGCACAGTCTCACAGTGTCTCTGGAGCACAACTACAGCAAACCTCCTCAGTGCCTCCACCATCTGCCATCAGTGGAGCGTGCTCAAGTGTCCCGTCACCAGCCCACGCTAACACACCCCCACCAGCTTTAGGGAAAGTAAGTAATGAAAAACTGAATCCCTCCAGGGCGGCAGCCACGGTGGCCTCTCTTAGCCACCCACAGGGGCCCAGTAATGGTAGGCAGGAGAAAGCACCTCCTACTCCAGCAGATCCTGCTCTAATCGCAGGTGCCTCACCTGTTCATTTTGCAGTCGATGGCACAGTTGAGCCCAAAGCAGGTTCTAGTAAGAATACACCAAACCCTCCAGCCTCGGCAGAGATAAGTGCTAGTGCTTCAGTGGATATGACTCCCTcccctttaacatctttattaacaACAGCCTCTTTAGAGAAGCTTCCTGTACCCCAGGTCGTTGTAACCATAGCACCTACTGGATCAGCTCCATCCTCGAGCACTTTGCCAGCAGCTTCTAGCCTTAAGACCCTGGGAGCTTCTTCAAGTATGAATGGACCCATTTCGAGGCCAAGCTCTAATATCCCTGCTAATAATCCTTTGGTAACTCAGCTGCTGCAAGGCAAAGATGTTCCCCTGGAGCAAATTCTGCCTAAACCTCTCACCAAAGTTGAAATGAAAACTGTTCCACTAactacaaaagaggaaaaggggatgATGATAGGAGCACTCGCAGGTACCAGCGTAACAGAAAATAGCACCAGAGAGGAAGTTAATGAGAGACAGTCCCATCCAGCTACACAGCAACTGGGTAAAAGTTTGCAAAGTAAGCAGCTCCCCCAGGTTCCAAGACCCCTTCAGCTCTTTTCAGGTAAGGATCTAAGGGACGCTAGCATTGACACACACCAATACCAAGAAGGACTAAGTAAAGCAACCCAAGATCAGATCCTTCAGACACTCATCCAAAGGGTTCGGAGGCAGAATGTTCTCTCGTTTGTGCAGCCCTCCCAGTTCAACTTCACTCACTCAGGTTTCCAGTTAGAGGACATCTCCACAAGCCAGAGGTTTATGCTGGGTTTTGCTGGCAGAAGGACATCCAAGCCTGCAATGGCAGGTCACTACTTACTTAACATTTCCACCTATGGCCGGGGTTCAGAGAGCCTTAGGAGGACCCATTCTGTAAACCCCGAAGACCGATTTTGTCTAAGTAGCCCCACTGAGGCCTTGAAAATGGGATATACAGATTGTAAAAATGCAGCAGAAGATAGTAGCAGCGGTAAAGAAGATGATACTGATGAGGAAAGTACTGGTGATGAGCAAGAATCTGTCATGGTGAAGGAGGAGCCGCAGGCTTCCCAGAGTTCTGGCAAGTGTGAAGCAAGTTCAGGACCCCACAGTAGAGAAACCCTATCCACCAGTGACTGTTCAGCTAAAAAGAATGTGAAGGCAGAGACACCAGTGCCTGAGCAAACCACTTTAAGCAAGGAAAATTACCTGTTCACTAGAAGCCAAACATTTGATGAGAAGACCCTAGCCAGAGATTTTATTCAGGCAGCACAGAAGCAGATGGCTCACGCGGCGAGAGGTAAGACCGTGCGGAGCAGCCCCGAGCTTTTCAATTCTACTGCTCTTCCTCTACCTGCAGACAGTCCTACCCATCAGTCTCTACTCCTTCCACCGCTGCAAACCCCAAAGCTGTATGGAAGCCCCACACAGATTGGGCCAAGCTACAGAGGCATGATCAACGTCTCCACCTCATCGGACTTGGACCATAACTCCGCCGTAGCGGGGATGCCTGACTGTAGCCAGGTACCTAGCAATGTCGGGGATGTCATGTCCTTTTCAGTGACTGTCACGACCATCCCTGCTGGCCAAGCTATGAATCCGAGCAACCACGGCCAGACCATTCCTGTTCAGGCCTTTCCTGAAGAGAACAGCATAGAGGACACACCTTCGAAATGTTACTGCCGATTGAAAGCCATGATCATGTGCAAGGGGTGTGGAGCCTTCTGCCACGATGATTGCATTGGCCCCTCCAAACTGTGTGTCTCCTGCCTTGTCGTTCGGTAA